Genomic DNA from Triticum dicoccoides isolate Atlit2015 ecotype Zavitan chromosome 4B, WEW_v2.0, whole genome shotgun sequence:
TTCGACGAATTTCTTCTTGTTCCTGAAAATGCATACCGGATTTGATAACAAAATGATGTGGCCTATTTCTACTATGAAATTTATTACGTGGCAGTATCGTAAAGGTGGTAGACCATTTccggtatttatttttatttttatttttgggacAGACCGTTTCCACTTGTTTTTGTGACAATGGTACACAGCGCTAGCAGTAGTAGCATGAGTTAATCGCAATGGTACAAAGTGCATCACTGTAACAACCCCGTAAAGCCTTGTATGTCTAGGATTATTGGGGGTGGTCTGTGCCCGGCAGCAAGACGTGGTGTGCTCCATCTCCATGGTTTTCCGGACATCCCCATGCCCTACGCCTACGCGCGCGCGAGGGAGAGTTAAAGTTACGGCCGTCCTTTGGTCCTGCAAGCAAATCTCTGGCGTCGTTGATTCCGTTACACTTGCACGCCGTGCGTGACTGCAGTACGTCACGGTCCAAGTTCGTTCCTCGCAGGGAGAGGTGACAGTGCAGCGCAGTgggaggagaggggaggggaggTGATGACGTCGCGAGGCGAGCAGTGCAAGCAACGAATATAATCGTCGCAGGCACGTACGTACAGTACGCACACTAGCACAGTGTACTGTACTGTAGAGAGATGGAACTCACTCCACTCCACCACGAGTCGTCCTTGTCGACCGCCCACCAGCTGGCCCTGCCTGCCTGCGCGAGTACAACTGCGTCAGCTACCACACCGCCAAGACGTACTCTACATTGGTAGAAAAGACGTTGGAGACTTTGTCCGCATTAGGCCCAGCAAGCCCACGGGCTGGAAGAAAGTGGCccgtttagagcatggttaataataggcTATATGATGTTGTCATGTCATATATAGTCAAGTTTATAGCTAACAAGTATAATAGCTAGATATAAATATGTACTACTTTGTTGATACATGGCCCACCCCACTCTCTCACAAAATACCTAggagcatgtgctgcagctgggtgttaaggctggtcacaatggggaggaacttaggagtaacatcacacactccaatacaactttgcttatgtggcacatatttaataaagagagaggtgcttgtggtaactagctaagttaccgaaacattacacactccaagaaacaatgagtctgtaacctaataaatacatcgttgcatgacactacatagatgttcctacccacaatggaggtagtaacatagtctagggaagtgtgtaagttactagcttatgttcttgcccattgtgaccagtctaactagtagcccgcttctcttctctctcttccaaGTAAGCAAGAATATAATATTTAATGTCTTACAGCCCGCCTACATCACCTTATTGTACTTACTCTTAGTTGTCTGCGTTTACTGTGCGACCCGCATGGCACGAACCTTAAAGCACACTTGAGCCTGACTCGCTGGAAACGTTCAGATCGTCAGTTTCTAGCGAGTCAGGCTGAGGAGAGCGCACAAGGTGGACCACTTGCACGAGGAGAGATGGGAGGGATACAAACTGGTATGCAGCCCGTGCGTGCTTATCTTCTCCTACCTCCATTAACCTCCCCTCTAATCATGTTCTTCCTAGCCCCTTTCGATCTACACAACGGTGCTTCGATTCGAGGTAAGTtctacacgaaaaagatgcacctcgatgctATGGTTCCATTCAGGCGATCAGTTCGTAGTTTCGTCGGCCGTAAGTTCTTAATTTTGTCTTCCCGTCTGAAGCTATTCTTGACGAATTTTGTTAGATTCGTCGCGCACGATGGATCGTTTGAAATTTCCTTTGACCAGCAACCTAATCTCGCAGTTCCTCACAACATTCGTGCTGTAAGTTTTTGATTTCGACGATCGTAGCTTCATCTCTCTTTGAGCAGGAGTCTACTGCACTGCCGCCGCCATGTTGAGCTCCTCTCTCCTCTGCTCAAAGTCCTCCTATTCGTCCCTCTCGATGCCGACTCCCCTTGATCTTCTTGCCCacgtcctactacactagagtcgtTTACGGCGTCGCTCATCTGGGCCTATTCtctgtcgtcctcctactacactgACGCTGCAATGGCGTGCACACTGCTTTCTTGTGTCCTCTGCCTTCGTGCACACTGCAGTTCGGTGCGCCGCCGATGAGGTCAATCATCTTGGCCTCCTCTCTCGCCCTACTATACTGGAGTCATTTCCGGTGTCGAtcatctcggcctcctctctcgtccacTGCACTGACGATACCATGATGGGGACACTGCATTCTCCTCCTCCGTCGACTGTCTTTGCGCGAGCACCGCAACTAGTTCGCCGACAATGTCGCTCGCCGTGCCGTCGACGGGGTCGCTCTTCCACGACTCCATGCTCGCCCTGTCGGACACGGCGCCACGGCCACTATCCACCGTAGTCGCCATGGTCCGGTGAACTGCATTTCTTCTCCCACTTCCTTAACTATCTCTTAACTCGGtgtgctaagtgcaagtgctaGCTCTTAATCATACCCCAGCGGGCAACCAAACAACGTGTAGTTGTATGCGTCGAGACAATGCAGACAACCAAACAACGTGCTAAAGTTAATCTCTTAATGTAGACAGtccatatgcaggcaaccaaacaactcgcAGATGTCGCATATGAGGCTATTTTTCTAGAGCCAGGGCGAGTGGAGATGTGTATGCAATGCAGGTATTATAGGcgacggcaaccaaacacgcccttggaGTATATATACAGCACGTAGAACTTCCCGCAAAATAAAAGGTGTATGCTATACGTATTGTGTACCAGTGCGCGTGCGtgacaaaatttcgtgttttgacccttttgtcaAACAAAATCAGGATCTGACCCCCCTTTCAAATTTTCtcgacatttgaccctttttcctaCCGTCACGAGGCCCGACGGTAGGATTACCTAGGCTACCGCCAGGCACTGCGGCGGTAGgaaacttatccacgtcagcagcGTTAACGGCCTCCGTCCCACCCTACCACCGCCGGACATGGCGGTAGCCTGTCCGATCCTACCGCCGGGGTACCTGGAGGTAGGGTGCGAGCAGTTATAAGCCGCCGGCCACCCCACCCCTTCCCTTCTCCCACCAACCACCCGCTCCAAGAACAGAGGAGTTCTTCCTCTCGCACCTCTCtcttctcctccactccccccCTAGATCTTCGTCGTTTCTTCACCgtttttgcggatcgagatggccctGAAGAAAGAAAAGTAAGCTCCTTcgatccctccaattagttttaGTCAAATAGTTTCCGATTCGTCACATTATTTGATTCAGATCACCCCCTTTTTGAACTAGATTTTAATATTTTGAACCCTAGGATTGATTTAGATTGATTATAGATGTTATATTGTGTTAGATATGACCTCTAGTCACTAGTTGGTACGATtatgtgaagatgaaccctagtaaGGATACCGGTGGCTACGACCTACGCCAGTGAGTACCACAAGCCGTCCTCGTCGATTCTGAGTTTTACATTCATACAAGAAGGATGTTTTACATTCTTTCTTATGCATTGCAGGATGAGCAGGCAGAAGAATCAATCAATCACGGATTGGAAAGCCGAACATGTGAAATACATGCAGGAATGGAACAAATGGAAAGGACGCAAAGACACGAAAAGAAGAGTGATTGACTGGGACGACTACGAGGATCACATGCTGTGGTACGGCGATGGCATCGAGCATCGTCTGCGTCTGAGGCCCCAATGGACGACAACAGACGCTAAAGACCTGTTCGATGACTGCTCCGAGAATGAAGCCTACAACGAAAGCATCAGAGAGCTTCAAGGCGGGTTTAGGAAGTACAGACCCCTCATGAACAGAGTGGTAATTTTGCCCGCGTGCGTATGTACGTACAATGTGTGCATGCACGtacccaagagagagagagaggaggggagggggcgaGGGGTGGCAAGAAAGTCCAACCAAGGCTGCATAAAGTTTGGATGATCTTTATGTGATTCCCTCCctcgcctctcctctcctgcagcaGAGCAGCCGCAGAGAGGAGACGTAGATGCAGTCGCAGGAGCAAAGCATTGGGCAGTCCTAGGCTATGGTAGCAAGCGAGCTTACTATACTCCTGCAGCTCAGCTGCTGCATCTGCATGCAAGGGGCGGGGCAGGGGCAGGGGCCGCGCACTAGGGACAAGGCCTTGCACCTCCATGTCGCCGCACACACCTCCCAACGCCTCCGCCTTTCTTGTCCGCCATTACGCCAACACCATGCCCCTTTCATCTCACCCTTTACGCCGTTCCCCTCCTAGTCCTACACCTGCACCTACCTGCTCCTcctccgctctctctctctctctcggacaAGGAAACGCACTGCTCCCTCTACGCCCTCGCCTACGCAGCACAGTGATCAGATCATATCATTCATAGCCCTCTTGCACCACGCCATGCCACTCCCTCCCTCCCTGCCGCAGCTGCTTTTTGTGCCCCTCCCCTGCGCCGCTTGCCTCTTCCGTGTCTCGCTCCCCTCCCCTCGCCCCGCCTCGCTCTTTAATTTCCAGCGCccccgtcttcttcttcttcttcaccaagcCTGCTCTGCCCTCCTCTTCGCCCTTGTCTTACTTGACACACAGACAAACACACCGTCGCCCATTTCCACTTGACCCGGCTGCCTTGACCGGCCCCGTTCAGTTTCTTGGTTCCGCATTGCGCGCGTCCCCGAGCACCGAGCGGACATGATCACCGCGGCGGACCTCTACCACGTGCTCACGGCCGTCGTGCCGCTCTACGTCGCCATGACGCTCGCCTACGGCTCCGTGCGCTGGTGGCGCATCTTCACCCCGGACCAGTGCTCCGGGATCAACCGCTTCGTCGCGCTCTTCGCCGTCCCGCTCCTCTCCTTCCACTTCATCTCCTCCAACGACCCCTTCGCCATGAACCTCCGCTTCCTCGCCGCCGACACGCTCCAGAAGCTCGCCGTCCTCGCGCTCCTCGGCCTCTGGTGCCGCCTCCGCAACGGCTCCCTCGACTGGCTCATCACGCTCTTCTCCCTCTCCACGCTCCCCAACACGCTCGTCATGGGCATCCCGCTGCTCCGGGGCATGTACGGCCCCGCCAGCGCCGGCACCCTCATGGTGCAGATCGTCGTGCTCCAGTGCATCATCTGGTACACCCTCATGCTCTTCCTCTTCGAGTACCGCGGCGCCAAGATGCTCGTCATGGAGCAGTTCCCCGACACCGCCGCCGACATCGTCTCCTTCCGCGTCGACTCCGACGTCGTCTCCCTCGCAGCCGGAGGCGGGGCCGACCTGCAGGCGGAGGCCGAGGTCGGGGAGGACGGCAGGATGCGGGTCACCGTGCGCAAGTCCACCAGCTCGCGCTCCGAGGCCGCCTGCTCCCACTCGCATTCGCACTCCCACTCGCAGTCCATGCAGCCGCGTGTCTCCAACCTCTCCGGCGTCGAGATATACTCGCTGCAGTCGTCCAGGAACCCCACGCCGCGGGGCTCCAGCTTCAACCACGCCGAGTTCTTCAACATCGTCGGCGGCGCCAAGGGGGACGAGGAGAAGGGCTCCGCCGGGGCTGGCAACGGCACGGGCGGCCACTCG
This window encodes:
- the LOC119295594 gene encoding probable auxin efflux carrier component 1b; this translates as MITAADLYHVLTAVVPLYVAMTLAYGSVRWWRIFTPDQCSGINRFVALFAVPLLSFHFISSNDPFAMNLRFLAADTLQKLAVLALLGLWCRLRNGSLDWLITLFSLSTLPNTLVMGIPLLRGMYGPASAGTLMVQIVVLQCIIWYTLMLFLFEYRGAKMLVMEQFPDTAADIVSFRVDSDVVSLAAGGGADLQAEAEVGEDGRMRVTVRKSTSSRSEAACSHSHSHSHSQSMQPRVSNLSGVEIYSLQSSRNPTPRGSSFNHAEFFNIVGGAKGDEEKGSAGAGNGTGGHSPQPLPQALAGKRKDLHMFVWSSSASPVSERAAGGAMHVFGGGADHGDVLAKGAQAYDEYGRGGGDDFSFRNKNGGVANVDGPTLAKLGSNSTAQLHPKDDGEERAAAMPPASVMTRLILIMVWRKLIRNPNTYSSLIGVVWSLVSYRWGIEMPAIIAKSISILSDAGLGMAMFSLGLFMALQPRIIACGNKLAAHAMAVRFLVGPAVMAAASLAVGLRGVLLHIAIVQAALPQGIVPFVFAKEYNVHPNILSTAVIFGMLIALPITLVYYILLGL